In Micropterus dolomieu isolate WLL.071019.BEF.003 ecotype Adirondacks linkage group LG17, ASM2129224v1, whole genome shotgun sequence, one genomic interval encodes:
- the LOC123986018 gene encoding BTB/POZ domain-containing adapter for CUL3-mediated RhoA degradation protein 2-like translates to MEVDELERPVEPVCPIQHENQVAVPVEVKQPVVVWGEERVGNTLWCQCGCCVAMPTMKLKKSKFLCQVLINYRGATENTLQGNKEQPLCVIPVVTSSKEEERLIQSSTKPVVKLVYNRSNNKYSYTSNSDDNLLKNIELFDRLSLSFNGRVLFIKDVIGDEICCWSFYGQGRKLAEVCCTSIVYATEKKQTKVEFPEARIYEETLNTLLYETMPLPDNSLLEATRRSYTNCGSHSEEEEGPGGAELRERVRRIHVKRYSTYDDRPLGH, encoded by the exons ATGGAGGTAGATGAACTTGAAAGGCCTGTTGAGCCCGTGTGTCCGATACAGCATGAGAACCAAGTAGCGGTACCTGTGGAAGTCAAACAGCCGGTGGTAGTTTGGGGTGAAGAGCGGGTCGGCAACACTCTGTGGTGTCAGTGTGGCTGTTGTGTGGCGATGCCCACTAT GAAACTTAAGAAGtcaaaattcctgtgccaagttcttaTTAactacagaggagcaacagaaaacaccctg CAGGGAAATAAAGAGCAGCCCCTGTGTGTTATACCTGTGGTCACCTCCAGTAAGGAAGAGGAGAGGCTCATCCAGTCTTCTACCAAG CCTGTGGTGAAGCTGGTGTACAACAGAAGCAATAACAAGTACTCCTACACCAG TAACTCAGACGACAACCTGTTGAAGAACATAGAGCTGTTCGACAGGCTGTCTCTTAGCTTCAACGGCCGCGTCCTCTTCATCAAAGACGTGATAGGAGACGAAATCTGCTGCTGGTCCTTTTATGGTCAGGGTCGCAAGCTGGCTGAGGTCTGCTGCACCTCCATCGTCTATGCCACAGAGAAGAAGCAGACCAAG GTGGAGTTTCCTGAAGCTCGCATCTATGAGGAAACTCTGAACACCTTGCTTTACGAGACAATGCCACTGCCCGACAACTCCCTGCTGGAGGCCACGCGTCGGAGCTATACTAACTGCGGCTCTCAcagcgaggaagaggaggggcctggaggagctgagctTCGCGAGCGTGTCCGTCGAATACACGTCAAGAGGTACAGCACGTATGACGACCGGCCACTGGGACACTGA
- the lyrm9 gene encoding LYR motif-containing protein 9, whose translation MPPLVGAEMIQTPVQLYRYLLRCCRQLPTTAMQQHYRHAIRQVRSTCAPTID comes from the coding sequence ATGCCGCCTTTAGTTGGAGCTGAGATGATCCAGACACCCGTGCAGCTCTATCGATATCTCCTCAGATGTTGCAGGCAGTTACCAACCACAGCAATGCAGCAGCATTATCGCCATGCCATAAGACAGGTGAGGTCAACATGCGCACCGACTATTGACTAG